A region of the Peredibacter starrii genome:
TGAAACTTAAAGAAGTTCCAAAGCACATGATCGTAATTGGTGGTGGTGTTATTGGTCTGGAGATGGGCTCAGTATTTAAGCGCCTGGGTGCAAAAGTTTCTGTGGTTGAATTCGCTGATTCCATCATCGCGACTATGGATGCTGACCTTGGAAAAGAGCTTAACAAAGTTCTAAAAAAAGAAGGCATGGAGTTCTATCTTGGCCACGGCGTAACAGATGTTATCCGTAAAGGTAATGAGCTAACAGTTAAGGCCAAGGCAAAAGCTGATGGCTCTGAAGTTGAACTTAAAGGCGACTACGTGCTTGTGGCCGTAGGTCGTCGTCCATACACTGAGGGCCTAAACCTTGAGGCCGCGGGCCTTCAAGTTGATGAGCGCGGACGTGTGGCCGTGAATGATCACCTTCAAACTGCTGTACCTCATATCTACGCCATTGGTGACGTGGTTAAAGGTGCCATGCTTGCTCATAAAGCTGAAGAAGAAGGCGTTTATGTGGCCGAGCTTATCGCGGGCCAGAAGCCTCACGTAAACTACAACTTGATTCCAGGTGTTGTTTATACTTGGCCAGAGGTTTCAGCAGTTGGTGCTACTGAACAAGAGCTAAAACAAAATGGTGTTCAATATAAGGTAGGGAAGTTCCCATTCGTGGCCTCTGGTCGCGCCAGAGCTTCAAATGAGAAAGATGGTTTCATCAAGGTTCTTGCTGATAAAAACACAGACGAGATCCTGGGTGTTCACATGATCGGTCCACGAGTGGCCGACCTTATTGCAGAAGCAGTGATCGCGATGGAATTCCGTGCTTCGGCCGAAGATATCGGTCGCTCATGCCACGCTCACCCAACTTATGCTGAGGCCTTCAAGGACGCTTGTTTAGCGGCCTCTGAAAACCGCGCTCTGAACATGTAATTCTCCTTCGGGCACCTTCTAAAGGTGCCCGATTTCAGATACTTAATGCACTTTTACTTTCACTGGCGAAAGTGATTAAACTTTGATCATACTACAAAGCTTTTTCACTCTTAAACCCATTCATCTTTATTCGTTTTACAATAGGGCATGCGATTTATTTTGATGCTGTCCCTACTTACTTTTTCATTTTCTGGATTTGCCCAATCGAAGGCCACTCAGAAACTGTTTAAATCCATTCAAAAAAACGATGTAGTGCTTGCTCAAAGCGCGCTCTTAGAAGGTGCGGATGTGAATGGCATTGATGACTTTAAAAAACCTACAACCACAGTTCTTATAGAAGCGGTAAAACATAAACGAGATAAAATTGTGTCTCTGCTGTTAGGCTCCCGCGCAGATGTGAATCAACGAAGTCCTAAAGATTTCCTGACTGGTCTCATGATTGCTTCCAAGAACAATGATGCTCGCATTTTGAAGATTCTCCTCGCAAGCGATGCTGATGTTAATTTAGAAAATCTAAGAGGCGAAACGGCCCTTCATATTGCGGCCTTTAATAATTCAACCGACGCAGGAAAACTTCTCATTTCTTCTCGTGAAATTGACGTGAATGCGGGTGGGGAAAATTGTGCACTTGTAACCGCCGCCAAAGAAGGTCATTCAGGTATGACAATTCTTTTAAAGAGCGTAGTGAATCCGGTTTGTCTTGAAAAAGCACTTCAGAGTGCAGAGAAAAATAACAAAGATGTGATCGTCAGAATTTTAGGCCGCTAGATTCATTTCAGAGTATTTCTTCGCTTCCAACCATTCTTTTACTTTGTCTGCATTATCGATAAAAAAGTAGGTCTTCTTACCTGTTTTGGTTTTAATCGTAAGACTTGCGAAGGACTGTTTTTCCTCACTGACTTCAACACTCAAAATATCTTCGTATCGAATGGAATGCTTGAAAGAAAAAAACTGACTATGCAGCTCGTGCTCATCAAAAAAGACCTGGTGACGAAGATCGTAAGTAACGAAGCTTAGGATCATGAGAGAGAGAAATCCACCAAGCACCATCACACTTAAGTTTGTGATTTCAGAGGGCCCTAATTTGACGATGGCATAGCATTGAATGGCATAACAGAAGACGATAAAGGGGACCACTCGGACCATATGATCCAAATGCTTCTCTCGGGTAACTTGCAATGATTTTTTTACCTCGTTCATTGTTTGTCTATTCGGAGTTATTTTTGGTTTTATGAGAGAATTTTTTGAACTCAAAAAAGGACCTGAAAATAGATGACTAAATTCGACGAATCTTGGGAACTGCACCGTCTGATGGAGCTCAAATCTTATGAGATCCTGGATACTGAAAGAGAACCCGCCTTTGATCAAATAACCTCATTAGCTTCCGTTATTTGCGGAACACCGATAGCAGTTATTAGTCTTTTGGATGCCCAAAGACAGTGGTTTAAATCTGCAGTTGGCCTTGACGCCACTGAGACTCCTCGTTGTGTTTCTTTCTGTGATCATGCCATCCGACAAGACGGCATCATGGAAATTTCAGATGCAACTTCTGATCCACGCTTTAGTGGTAATCCACTGGTGATTGATGCTCCATATATACGTTTTTATGCTGGTGCACCTTTAATCTCTCCTAATGGACATGCACTTGGCACTTTATGTGTCATTGATGATAAACCCGGCTCTCTTTCTGAAAAGCAAAAGGCCTCGCTCATGCATCTTGCCGAGCAGGTTGTGGCCCAAATGGAACTTCGTAAGAAGAATCTTGAATTGACCGCGGCCAAAAGAAAGCTTGAAGACCAGCAAGAGCTTTTGATCAATAAGGCGAAACTTCAAACCATTGGAGAACTGACTGGTGGAATCTGTCATCAAATCAGTAATCCTCTGACCATCATTGTTGGTCGCGCAATGATGCTTCGTTTGCGACTGAAAGAAAAAGATGTCGCAAGCAAAGAAGAAATCATGAGTGAGCTCGATGTGATTGATCAAACCGTCAATCGCGTCTCGAGTGTCTTAAAAGCACTTAAGACCTATTCCAAAGATATGGGGGAGGAAGTCACTGAATGCCATTTGGAAGATTTGGTGGAAGATAGTCTGCTGCTCATGAAGAGTCGTATGGATAAGATTGAAGTAGATATCGACACTGAAAAACGTCTCAAAATTAAAGTGAATAAGAATCAACTTACCCAGGTGATCTTAAATGTCATAGGGAACTCGGTTGAGGCCCTCGAGAATCATGGCAATAAACAGATTTCTGTTTCGGCCTGGAGTGACGATAAGCACGCTTACCTTGATATTAAGGACAATGGGCCCGGCATTAAAAACACCGACGCACAAAACGTGTTCGTTCCGTTCTTTTCAACGAAGCCACTTCATTTTGGGATTGGACTTTCGAATGCCAAAGCATACCTAGAGCAAAATCAAGGGAAACTCCTGCTCTTAAAAGAGCAGGGTCCTACTACATTTAGGATTCAAATTCCTAAGGCCTCTTAGATTTCTTTTTTTGAATATAGTTTTCGATCAATTCCGGTGAATCCACATGGTGAAGCCGGATTGTACTTCCGTCATGGGCGTGAAGAGTCACTTGTGCATAGTGAAAACGCGACTTCTTAATCTCTACGTGAACCACATTCTGATAAAGCATTTCTTCTTTGATCTTCAAAAGATCAAAGCGGGCCTCAATGTAATTGGGTTTCAGGATCACTTTGTGATGAATATCGTAAAAGTGATACAGAAGAATAATCAGTGCCAGACCCACACCTAAGAAAACATTCATGTCATTTGAGAGGTGAGGAGGGGCAAACTTCTGATAAATGTAAACTTGTGCGAGGTAAAGGACGACAAGGAACGGGGTCAAGCGCGCCATGTAGCGCTGATGATTGTTACGAGTGATTTGCATTAAAAACATCCTGTTTTATATGATGCATCATCTTCGTCTATTACAAATTATCCTTCAAGGGAGAAGATTTGAAATTTTGAATGATGGAAAGAGTCGGGTAATCGAAAAGTTCGTTATGCCAAACTCACGGAATTGCATAGTCAGTATTTCTCTAACAGGTTAGAATATCTCATAAATTTTTCAAGGGAGTGAACAGTGTCAGACAAGAGACTCGATACTTTTAAAACTCGCCAGACCCTGAAGGTCGGCAATAAATCTTACGACTACTTTTCACTTAAAGCAGCTCAAGCAGCTGGTGTGGGTGATGTAGAAAACCTTCCATACTCGCTGAAAGTGTTGATGGAAAACCTTCTTCGTAATGAAGATGGTTTCACTGTTTTCGGTGACGACATTAAGGCCATGGGCCAATGGACGAAAGACAAGAAGTCGACTCGCGAAATTAACTACTATCCTGCTCGCGTTCTTATGCAGGACTTTACTGGTGTACCAGCGGTAGTTGATCTGGCAGCTATGAGAGATGCCATGAAAGCAGTTGGTGGTAATCCTCAAAAAATTAACCCTCAGGTTCCAGTTGATCTGGTAATCGATCACTCAGTGATTGTTGATTACTCTGCAACTCCGGATGCATTCACAAAAAACATGAACCTTGAATACGAAAGAAACGGCGAGCGCTACAAGTTTCTTAAGTGGGGACAAAAAGCATTTAAAAATTTCCGCGTAGTTCCTCCTGGTACAGGTATCTGTCACCAAGTGAACGTTGAATATCTTGCTCAAACTGT
Encoded here:
- the lpdA gene encoding dihydrolipoyl dehydrogenase, with translation MEQFDVVVIGSGPGGYIAAIRAAQLGFKTAIVEKYKTLGGTCTNVGCIPSKAWLDSSERYHELTHSFDVHGITASGVKLDVVKMGDRVAKVVADNTSGLNFLMKKNKITVFQGLGSFKDKNTISVKGDSETKEIQGKNIIIATGSKPSSLPNVKIDKERIITSTEALKLKEVPKHMIVIGGGVIGLEMGSVFKRLGAKVSVVEFADSIIATMDADLGKELNKVLKKEGMEFYLGHGVTDVIRKGNELTVKAKAKADGSEVELKGDYVLVAVGRRPYTEGLNLEAAGLQVDERGRVAVNDHLQTAVPHIYAIGDVVKGAMLAHKAEEEGVYVAELIAGQKPHVNYNLIPGVVYTWPEVSAVGATEQELKQNGVQYKVGKFPFVASGRARASNEKDGFIKVLADKNTDEILGVHMIGPRVADLIAEAVIAMEFRASAEDIGRSCHAHPTYAEAFKDACLAASENRALNM
- a CDS encoding ankyrin repeat domain-containing protein, which codes for MRFILMLSLLTFSFSGFAQSKATQKLFKSIQKNDVVLAQSALLEGADVNGIDDFKKPTTTVLIEAVKHKRDKIVSLLLGSRADVNQRSPKDFLTGLMIASKNNDARILKILLASDADVNLENLRGETALHIAAFNNSTDAGKLLISSREIDVNAGGENCALVTAAKEGHSGMTILLKSVVNPVCLEKALQSAEKNNKDVIVRILGR
- a CDS encoding GAF domain-containing sensor histidine kinase, with the protein product MTKFDESWELHRLMELKSYEILDTEREPAFDQITSLASVICGTPIAVISLLDAQRQWFKSAVGLDATETPRCVSFCDHAIRQDGIMEISDATSDPRFSGNPLVIDAPYIRFYAGAPLISPNGHALGTLCVIDDKPGSLSEKQKASLMHLAEQVVAQMELRKKNLELTAAKRKLEDQQELLINKAKLQTIGELTGGICHQISNPLTIIVGRAMMLRLRLKEKDVASKEEIMSELDVIDQTVNRVSSVLKALKTYSKDMGEEVTECHLEDLVEDSLLLMKSRMDKIEVDIDTEKRLKIKVNKNQLTQVILNVIGNSVEALENHGNKQISVSAWSDDKHAYLDIKDNGPGIKNTDAQNVFVPFFSTKPLHFGIGLSNAKAYLEQNQGKLLLLKEQGPTTFRIQIPKAS